The following proteins are co-located in the Paralichthys olivaceus isolate ysfri-2021 chromosome 2, ASM2471397v2, whole genome shotgun sequence genome:
- the tasora gene encoding protein TASOR isoform X6 — protein MDDSLARRPAARPRRLSAAAADSGANVSLQYGEVTEAIEVQPARETTVAADRPGAAAAAAAAGIVERRNSAPQVVHQRHMPMEPKKFHIPRKTKEKRALFRDVSTESREFEDMVNILTSSYFDTGSAGCFTYCKPRLVYSELLEKEFVEKRREMKMDGRTDTELEESYGFMLVDAPKVHQLCENGLCVSHSWITVLGNPSKGVYLSRYSDLLQINSFTPGATGEIIIFKVMKGKVKSIYENMKNVLDPTPRFDSHIFKNASKVTSLTSYRSFEFTQHYFYEYSFDELRQRPRQVCPYAVVSLLFKGKDTPLLRMNSQTTEGSKERAQFTVWTGDLVKGDQVLFQISLRSFSPPFLPHRLPEKLKIGCVMRLDQVTKLLPSSLFSYNLYNSSQEVVEDGHCCSLLEVIDRSRSTTNVTKLLQELEMKRVVLVSPLSERGFLFLLSSVQMASPPEREGNWKRCLQALFVFPESRDVAKSTSRRASSAHDASVSMSGATVMPHLSTFIPALHHALVKTRANPAPELSAGVERQAKEYLIGLKDGKVRQYPMGEYDSNQDEQEKHFPAPKHHKGNMDYYLRSYLHSPALYLLSVARARQVVEGHCGPEEPQQVRPRKSCAGQRESTGKEVTGSSREGHSNTKKLQQLVDLVLTCKRNAENEVKREEGGEGSLKGPGRKRRLEQQAAARALKFLKATQEPGRDSKIPVEGSQVSSSPDSLTSVIGSVGLRDVDLREDGSELAAKLLMLLTGLKQAAKGPVSQEEGQRESSPFDRLATKLGLPTNCDIDLRKQEELEEQTAGSVSSLEGFSPSSHSGEMNHRGGRGLGRGTVYGDDEEEEEIPWVLIPITGLSSDRYSQRERNIPKDPRFQHLSMTTSITTTTKPPGKSPALSPELSPPPSSLQCPSPRLSPPPFPTQCPSPDPSPPLSPSQCPSPEPSPSLSPSQCPSPELSPPTSPSQCPSLQPPLSPSQHTSPSPSLSRCHSPEPMQHIPLNKGDSGANEERLAPTASTEFKAGMSRDRREKPQETAKKNEEPSVFSAIQPTVPPAPERRTSPSPPLSVKEYAEGEMQEMVERDAVTRVEKVQKQREEKATECKRDGEEVVDVVGEVVGEKKQKGEVKEMVGGSLSSPSVSSPLTRPLRDIDSIVDKHLGNFSSEMQLLLQGESIHYSFPQSPHSTSNTETTAPQHTLPHSLSSQFSEYVSLYNSCPPVNDYVSSLKDGINSMLIKFGDIERSHNADTSRTNADNKLASSVSAFVASIRAANTKTGSDDEASAPSGELTAAHPSSSVSQTPALSRGGEVWQPDATRQFPDATSRRKSPTSNVTVSTPTSASVSVYKSTDPTHCHPPSDKLSQSHWKPQQSHTSEINRTGAQNIRLTQDRNFRITQCATDVEAGSSGTELNSNLTPPGSSGVSLSLLEPPLPAELVSTSASVSPFAPPTTALSSLINQLQPEVFSSLVKIIKDVKKKSLQFYLHSTEERDPLLEDIKKHLLKQGNMEKSPVAFLNHENPDNRLLVIIKNKDIAGHIHKIPNLVSLKRRPSVVFVGIDTLGDIRNNSYNELFVSGGCIVSDEMILNPDFISHGQLAELLLLLEQQSSLESVWKWKVHCKTHKKLKEQASFRREAANLLDLLSAYQKRQVVEFLPYHRCDMMNHQSPDLDCLIELQARYTQYRHTIFLTEHCHERLPAYTSGGIIVAGIEEILQDFTRVVGYHDIKDKQPAKDVLLATKERRLDLCSLTTVSERIMAANNSSNPCVELHNLVPLVIRELTGTRERDQPNPASIQDSSCTRLAPQAEMAVSQLHTSPLANSFKGRGGEEQGNSSVDPAPEQGLHRPERQENVVPNGQTDNYSKLIQLLGTLDESKSHSAQSVPPHHSTRLQLYNHQGRKFKNRQLLDPRVWKDIFYFRPGTVPKDQPYYHLGERYQELRATSTVVFASFARPCSTQWRVACGVTCYNHPEGPWCELQSGDGTQICILATLPVSDTP, from the exons ATGGACGACAGCCTGGCCCGGAGGCCCGCAGCCCGGCCGAGGAGGCTGTCTGCTGCCGCCGCGGACTCcggagctaacgttagcctgcAATATGGCGAGGTGACCGAGGCGATCGAGGTGCAGCCCGCCAGAGAAACCACGGTGGCCGCGGACAGACCGggcgccgccgccgccgccgccgccgccgggATCGTGGAGAGGAGGAACTCGGCTCCGCAGGTGGTTCACCAGAGGCATATGCCGATGGAGCCGAAGAAGTTCCACATACCGAGGAAAACTAAGGAGAAGAGAG CTCTCTTCCGAGATGTCTCCACTGAGTCCAGGGAGTTCGAGGACATGGTGAACATCCTGACCTCCAGTTACTTCGACACTGGCTCAGCTGGCTGCTTCACCTACTGCAAACCTCGGCTCGTCTACAGCGAGCTGCTGGAGAAAGAG tttgtggagaagaggagggagatgaagaTGGACGGGAGGACGGATACGGAGCTGGAGGAAAGTTACGGTTTCATGTTGGTTGATGCTCCAAAG GTGCACCAGCTCTGCGAGAACggtctgtgtgtgagtcacagCTGGATCACAGTGCTGGGAAACCCCAGTAAAG GAGTGTATCTGTCCAGGTACTCAGACCTGCTTCAGATTAACTCGTTTACCCCAGGAGCCACAGGGGAGATCATCATCTTCAAAGTGATGAAG GGAAAAGTGAAGAGTATCTATGAAAACATGAAGAACGTTCTGGATCCAACGCCTCGCTTCGACAGCCACATCTTCAAGAACGCCAGCAAAGTCACCTCACTCACGTCCTACCGCTCCTTCGAGTTCACACAG cattaCTTCTACGAGTATTCTTTCGATGAATTGCGGCAGCGACCTCGCCAGGTTTGTCCGTACGCCGTCGTCTCCCTCCTGTTCAAAGGAAAGGACACTCCGCTTCTGAG GATGAACAGTCAGACAACAGAGGGGAGTAAAG AGCGAGCTCAGTTCACAGTGTGGACCGGAGATTTGGTGAAAGGCGACCAGGTTCTCTTCCAGATCTCCCTTCGCTCCTTTTCTCCGCCCTTCCTGCCCCACAGACT ACCAGAGAAGTTGAAAATTGGTTGCGTGATGAGACTTGACCAGGTGACCAAGCTCCTCCCCTCCAGCCTGTTCTCCTACAACCTCTACAACAGCAGCCAAGAAG ttgtggAGGATGGACATTGCTGCAGTCTTCTGGAGGTGATTGACAGAAGTCGGTCAACGACCAACGTGACAAAGCttctgcaggagctggagatgAAGAGAGTG GTTCTGGTGAGTCCACTTTCAGAGCGAGGATTTCTCTTTCTACTCTCCAGTGTTCAGATGGCCTCACCTCCTG AGCGAGAAGGAAACTGGAAGAGGTGTCTTCAggccttgtttgtttttcctgagaGCAGAGACGTTGCCAAATCCA CATCAAGGAGGGCATCCTCTGCCCATGATGCCTCAGTGTCGATGTCTGGTGCCACAGTGATGCCACATCTGAGTACGTTTATCCCAGCGTTGCATCACGCCCTCGTCAAAACCCGTGCTAACCCGGCTCCCGAGCTGTCTGCCGGCGTGGAGCGCCAGGCAAAAGAATACCTCATTGGCCTGAAGGACGGCAAG GTTCGGCAGTACCCCATGGGTGAATACGACTCCAACCAAGATGAGCAAGAAAAGCATTTTCCCGCTCCCAAACACCACAAGGGGAACATGGACTACTATCTGCGCTCCTACCTGCACAGCCCTGCCCTCTACCTGCTGTCAGTGGCCCGGGCCAGGCAGGTGGTGGAGGGGCACTGTGGCCCCGAGGAGCCACAGCAGGTGAGGCCCAGGAAGAGCTGTGCAGGCCAGAGAGAGTCGACGGGGAAGGAGGTGACAGGCAGCTCCAGAGAAGGACATTCCAACACTAAGAAG TTGCAGCAGCTTGTAGACCTGGTTTTGACCTGTAAGAGGAACGCAGAAAATGAGgtgaagagggaggaaggaggagagggatcGCTGAAGGGaccagggaggaagaggaggctggagCAGCAGGCGGCAGCGAGGGCGCTTAAATTCCTGAAGGCAACTCAGGAACCTGGAAGAGATTCCAAGATTCCAG TCGAGGGAAGCCAGGTGTCTTCCTCTCCCGACTCTCTTACATCTGTGATTGGTTCAGTGGGTTTGAGGGACGTTGATCTGAGGGAAGATGGATCTGAGCTTGCTGCCAAACTTCTCATGCTGCTGACAG GCCTCAAACAGGCTGCCAAGGGCCCGGTCAGTCAGGAGGAGGGGCAGAGGGAATCCTCTCCGTTTGATAGGCTGGCCACTAAGCTGGGCTTGCCCACCAACTGTGACATTGACCTGAGGAAGCAGGAAGAGCTTGAG gagcAAACTGCGGGCAGTGTCAGCAGTCTGGAGGGATTCAGTCCTAGCTCGCACAGCGGGGAGATGAATCACCGCGGGGGAAGAGGTCTGGGGAGGGGAACAGTATACGGAgatgacgaggaagaggaggagatcccATGGGTCCTCATCCCCATAACAG GTCTGAGTTCAGATCGCTactctcagagagaaagaaacatcCCTAAGGATCCTCGCTTTCAGCACCTCTCGATGACAACAAGCATCACCACGACAACCAAACCTCCCGGGAAGAGCCCCGCCCTGTCTCCTGAGCTGAGCCCCCCTCCGTCGTCCCTCCAGTGCCCGTCCCCCAGGCTGAGCCCTCCTCCCTTCCCCACTCAGTGCCCATCACCTGACCCCAGTCCTCCCCTTTCACCTTCCCAATGCCCGTCTCCAGAGCccagtccctctctctcaccgTCTCAGTGCCCTTCCCCGGAGCTCAGCCCCCCCACTTCTCCCTCTCAATGCCCGTCTCTTCAGCCTCCACTATCTCCTTCTCAGCACACGTCCCCTTCCCCCTCCCTGTCCCGGTGCCACTCCCCAGAGCCTATGCAGCACATCCCACTTAACAAGGGCGACAGTGGTGCTAATGAGGAGCGTTTAGCCCCCACAGCCTCGACTGAGTTTAAAG CAGGAATGTCCAGGGACAGACGAGAGAAGCCTCAGGAGACGGCAAAGAAGAATGAAGAGCCATCTGTGTTTTCAGCCATCCAGCCAACTGTTCCTCCAGCcccagagaggaggacaagCCCCTCACCACCACTCTCTGTGAAGGAGTATGCAGAGGGAGAAATGCAGGAGATGGTGGAGAGAGATGCAGTGACCCGAGttgaaaaagtacaaaaacaaagGGAAGAAAAAGCCACAGAGTGTAAACGAGATGGGGAAGAGGTGGTAGATGTGGTGGGTGAGGTAGTgggtgaaaagaaacaaaagggaGAAGTGAAGGAAATGGTAGGTGGCTCTTTGTCTTCTCCGTCCGTGTCTTCACCTCTTACACGTCCTCTCAGAGATATTGACAGCATAGTGGACAAACATCTTGGCAACTTCTCCTCTGAgatgcagctcctcctgcaggggGAGAGCATTCACTACAGCTTCCCACAGTCCCCTCACTCCACCTCGAACACAGAAACCACCGCACCtcaacacacactcccacactctTTGTCATCTCAGTTTTCAGAGTATGTGTCTTTATATAACTCCTGTCCCCCTGTGAACGACTATGTCAGCTCTCTAAAGGACGGCATTAACAGCATGTTAATTAAGTTTGGTGACATCGAGCGAAGCCACAATGCAGACACTAGCCGGACCAATGCTGATAACAAGTTGGCTAGCAGTGTAAGCGCTTTTGTGGCCAGCATCCGAGCAGCTAATACAAAAACAGGCAGCGATGATGAGGCTTCGGCTCCCAGTGGTGAACTGACGGCTGCTCATCCCAGTTCTTCAGTCAGTCAAACTCCGGCTCtctccagaggaggtgaagTGTGGCAGCCAGATGCAACCAGACAGTTTCCTGATGCAACAAGCCGCAGGAAATCTCCAACTTCTAATGTCACTGTATCAACTCCTACCTCTGCTTCTGTATCTGTTTACAAGTCTACCGACCCCACCCACTGTCATCCTCCTTCAGACAAGTTATCACAGTCCCACTGGAAACCACAGCAAAGTCACACGTCAGAGATCAACAGAACAGGAGCTCAAAATATCAGACTAACACAAGACAGAAACTTCAGGATCACACAATGTGCGACTGATGTCGAAGCTGGGAGTAGTGGTACAGAGTTGAACTCCAACTTGACTCCCCCGGGGTCCAGCGGTGTTTCTCTGTCCTTACTAGAACCTCCACTCCCTGCCGAGCTGGTCTCCACCTCGGCCTCTGTTTCCCCCTTCGCTCCCCCAACCACAGCACTGAGCTCCTTGATCAACCAGCTGCAGCCAGAGGTGTTCAGCAGTCTGGTGAAGATCATCAAAGATGTcaaaaagaaatccctgcagTTCTACCTccacagcacagaggagagggacCCGCTCCTGGAAGACATCAAG AAACACCTGTTGAAGCAGGGAAACATGGAGAAGAGTCCTGTGGCCTTTCTGAACCATGAAAACCCTGACAACCGACTGCTGGTCATCATCAAGAACAAAGACATCGCTGGACACATACACAAG ATCCCAAACCTGGTTTCTCTGAAGCGACGGCCCTCTGTCGTGTTTGTGGGGATCGATACACTGGGCGACATCAGGAACAACAGCTACAATGAGCTCTTTGTCTCGGGAGGATGCATCGTTTCTGATGAGATGATCCTCAATCCTGACTTCATCAGTCATG GTCAGctggctgagctgctgctgctcctggagCAACAGAGCTCTCTGGAGAGTGTCTGGAAGTGGAAGGTTCACTGCAAAACCCACAAGAAACTAAAAGAACAAGCCAG tttcaGGAGAGAGGCAGCCAACCTACTGGACTTACTTTCAGCCTATCAGAAACGGCAAGTTGTTGAGTTCCTCCCTTATCATCGCTGCGACATGATGAACCATCAGTCGCCCGACCTGGACTGTCTTATCGAGCTCCAGGCCCGCTACACACAGTACCGACACACAATCTTCCTGACCG AGCATTGTCATGAGAGGTTACCTGCCTACACCAGTGGAGGCATCATCGTGGCTGGTATCGAAGAAATTCTGCAAGACTTCACCAGAGTGGTCGGTTACCATGACATCAAGGACAAGCAACCAGCCAAGGACGTTCTGCTGGCAACCAAAG AACGCAGACTTGATCTGTGCTCCCTCACAACAGTAAGCGAGAGGATAATGGCagccaacaacagcagcaacccATGTGTTGAATTACATAACTTGGTGCCCCTTGTTATAAGAGAGTTG ACCGGCACCAGGGAAAGAGACCAACCTAACCCTGCAAGCATCCAAGACTCTTCCTGCACCCGCCTCGCCCCCCAAGCTGAAATGGCTGTTTCACAACTGCATACCAGTCCCCTGGCCAATAGTTTCAAGGGACGAGGGGGAGAGGAACAAGGCAACAGCTCAGTGGATCCCGCACCAGAACAAGGACTACATAGACCCGAAAGACAGGAGAATGTTGTGCCCAATGGACAAACTGACAACTACTCTAAATTGATACAACTACTTGGCACTCTTGATGAATCCAAGTCACACTCTGCTCAGTCTGTGCCTCCTCATCACTCGACTCGCTTGCAGTTGTATAATCACCAAGGTCGGAAATTCAAGAACAGGCAACTTTTAGACCCCAGGGTTTGGAAGGACATCTTTTATTTCAGACCAGGCACTGTACCAAAAGACCAGCCATACTATCATCTTGGCGAACGATATCAGGAGCTCCGGGCCACCAgcactgttgtctttgctaGTTTTGCTCGCCCCTGCTCTACTCAGTGGAGGGTAGCCTGTGGAGTTACTTGCTACAACCACCCTGAAGGACCTTGGTGTGAACTCCAATCCGGGGATGGGACCCAGATCTGCATTCTTGCCACTCTCCCCGTGTCAGACACCCCTTAA